AGTACTCGAGTGGTTTTCTTTTGAGCTACAAGGGATTACAGGTCGTTTCGATGGTAATAAAATTGATCTTCAATCTTGTAAGCAATCTCTCAAAACTCTAATCCTAGCAAACACACAAGTTAGTGATGAATGGTTTAGTGAGCAAGTTTTGAAATTAATCTCTCTTGAGAGTTTGAGAATTACTTGTTGTGAGAGTCTCCACAGTATCAAAATTGGTATGAGTAACAAAAATTTACAGAACATGGAATTGATTAATTGCAAAGCAATGGAGGATATCAAAGTTGTTTCTCCTAgccttaaatattttcattatggTTGTTTGAATAATCGTCGTCACAATAATCAGATATTGAATTTGAATCTTTATGAGTGTGAAAACTTAAAAGATGTAAGATTAGAGGGTGCAAACATAACCAATAAATGGATTGAAGATCATTTTAATCCATTAACGGGTTTTCGAATTTTGGAGAAATTTCACTTGTTTAAATGCAATGTTGTGGAGAAAGTTGAGATTGATTATACCATTTGTAATAATCAATATTTGAAGAGTGTGGAATTGGTTAGTTGTTACAAATTGTCTACTATTAAGATTGAAGCTCCAAATCTACATTGGTTTGATTATGATGGACCAACTTTGTCATCTGGGGTTTTGGTTACTTCAACTAATAATAAGCTTGAAGCTCAAATAACTGTCCAAAATAGTTTTGATAtaaatttttatcaaaaaataagGAATTTCTTAACTTATTTTGGTCATTGCAAATCATTGACTCTCAAATGTTTCAACACAAAGGTATATATGTCTCTACACTAtatcaatatttatctttctttatttataaatttaattatgatttttaacatatatattCTTGTTCATAAATATGCAGCATTTGATATTTCCTGAGGAAGTTAAAGATGATTTATTTCCTCCATTGTGTGACCTAAAACATCTGAAAATAAAGATATTGAGGGAAAGTATATTGGGATATaacattatgaaattaattgagAGCTTGCTTTGGCTTGCTCCCTCTGTTGAGACTATATCAATATCATTATGTATTGCCTCGAAGAACACAAAAGTACATGAACAGCTTCAACCACCTCAATTTCTATTAAaggtatataaattaattttcttttatattacattttattaatttaatttaagtaaaaaattacatatttaatggatttttatacaattaaaaaattattatatggaaaaaataaaaaatgtggaAAAAATAGTAAAAGTTAGCTcgttacttttaaaaaaaaaattcacactaTAAATTCTTTGAGTTttaattgaattaattgtttaatacaGTTGGATCGCATTGATAAAATGGAAGAAGATGTATGGGAGTTGGAGGAATGTTGTGTTCAATATCTTGTGAAATGTTGGCGACATAATTTGACAAAAATTGAAGTTGTTGATGATTTTCAAGATTACGAAGAAAGGGCAATATTGctacaaaattattttatggaAAATGTTGGAATAAAagcaaattttcaatttaatttgctAATTTAGggatgatattttatatatctattATTTATATAGAATAATCACATCAAAACATCacttgttttagtttttttctttatttttttcctccatattatttacacattatgtaatttaataatatatatattattcattcaaatattttatctcattatcaataatatttttatattataattcatatatgatatcaaatataattataatatgttttaaataaatcatattattttaaaaactaaaatatagattaatattttaaataaaaaaattgtaaataaatatcacTTTTTCACAAACCTCACAAACGACAACTCTTTATGCCAAAACGACAACATGATTGTTAAACAATAATTtagtaattgaaaaaaaaatgcattGTTTTACACACTCAAATGTACTTATAGTCCTTAGTTGATTTtaaaagcttttttttttaatctttaaaaacACTTTTGATGTTGATTGTGTAACCATTGAATTTCATCTAATTCTATCTTTAATTTCATCAAGAAAAGTTTTATGAAAAGCTAATAACTTGTAGTTTAGCATgttaaagaaaagaaataaaataattatatttgcacctcaaaatgtataaattgcATATGCAccctattttcttaaaaaaaaataatttattttttaaaattttaaaatttcaaattccttacaaaaaaaaaaatatatataaagtgaTTGAAATTTATTCTGAATTTGTTTtacatgtttatttatttattttttttgtcaaatgaataaaattaactctttcttatctatttattagaataatacaAGATGAAAAAGAAGTGTTCTAATCACCAGGAAAAGTAGTGTTCCACAGTATTAAACCAATCTATGTTTAACACAtcaattaattttgtatttattaaaaatttaaaccttTAATTAAGTCAACAAAAAtagttaatatattaaaaaaaattaagttaattaacatgttaaatttaGATTAGTTTAATACAGTATGTGATACCATTTTTAAACAGATGATCTTGATTCACTCCTTACCGTTCCTACAACCTTGGGCCCACCTCAATGCTAACGTGTACGGTTCAGATTCACCAGTCATTATCTTAATATTAATATgtgaattagtatttttatcttCGAATTTTGATAtactaagggctcgtttggcACAGCTTTTGGAAAAGCTAAAAGCTGATTTTCAAAAAAGCTGTGACAAAAAGGTATTTGGTAAGCAGTTAAAAAACAGCTTATTGAAGAAATTATGGAAAAGCTACAGCTAAAAGCTAAAGCTGGTACAacccaacttttagaaaaagctgttttgattaaaagactttataataaattatttttactaaaaatttatttaattatttattatatattataaaaaataaaaatattttttaaatgaaaaaatatttaaaaataaataatatttaaatttctaattttttattttattttaaaaaatattttatatttatatttttattattaacaaataatatcaatttatgtttcttataaactacaattttatcttttgcaagtgataaaaatataatttaaaaatattaaaaattatttttatcaaatgcatataaatttatactatagaaaaaaataattaaaaatatataaaaaaataaaaaatttatataacatatttttttatatatatttgtaattataataaactagattaaaatattatcattattgtaatagaatcttaacaactcacaacactttaaaaattataatttaccaaacactcaccTCAGCTTTTTTCCACAAGCTTCAATCGTTTTTTCCCACAAAGACAAATTTACAATCGTTTTTCCCTACAAAGACAACGTGCCAAACTGGCCCTAAATCATGACCCTGAACATTTAAGGTCATTCAAAATTTCTTTTAAACTATTtagattattaatttttttttttctaattttaattagtaaaaaaaatctaacataaataaaagttaaaaaatatgagTTGGTAAATGTTAAATCTAAAgaatataatttaatacataaataatcactcaattattaaaattaaattaaattaaacaaaaattcttaaattaaataatctcAAAATTTGTTAATgaatcaaaaaaaattcaaaaagataatttgGTACTTTATTATAGACAAAAGAATATCCTCCCGTTTATATTTAATTTCACAATATCCTACAAATAtaccaaaaatatatataaaaaggtaaaaaccaaaacaaagaaaaaaaagataataaaattaaaaagaaaaaaaaaagagaaaaatgagTTCGATTAGCAGAGGAATAGTTTGTGTGTGGCTCTGTAAaccctctctttcttcttcctcacaCTCACACTCTAAGCTTCTCAGCTTTAGCTCTCTCACACTCACTCCTCACTCTTCTTCCTCACCCCTCAAGGCTAATCCTACTATGGCCACCCCTGAAGGAGCTGCATCCTCCTCTTCCTCCGCTTCTGCTTCCTCCGCCATTGATTTTCTTTCCCTTTGTCATCGCCTTAAGGTgagttgattattattattattattattattataactgTTTTTGTTTTGGTAATGGAAGATGATTTGATTGTTTGTTTGTGTGTGTAAGACAACTAAGAGAGCTGGATGGGTGAAGAGAGATGTTAAGGATCCGGAATCTGTAGCTGATCATATGTATCGAATGGGTGTTATGGCTCTTATTGCTAAAGATATTCCTGGTGTTGATAGAGACAAGTTAGTGTTCATTTTTTACTGTTCTTGATGTGCTTTTGTTTTGTGAGACTCAGATTGTTGTTCTGGTACTGTTTCAGGTGTATTAAAATGGCTATTGTTCATGATATTGCTGAAGGTGAGATGccacatttttaattttgaatgtgtAAATGCTTGTTCAAAACAAAATGATGTAAAGATTGAGATTTTTGCTCTTCTTTTTGTTGGGTTATGTGTTGTAATATAAAGTAAACATAATGTAAGTGATCTTTTGGGTTATGTGGCTTCCTATAAATGGTTGGCGGTTTTC
This Cannabis sativa cultivar Pink pepper isolate KNU-18-1 chromosome 6, ASM2916894v1, whole genome shotgun sequence DNA region includes the following protein-coding sequences:
- the LOC115724975 gene encoding uncharacterized protein LOC115724975 — its product is MSSISRGIVCVWLCKPSLSSSSHSHSKLLSFSSLTLTPHSSSSPLKANPTMATPEGAASSSSSASASSAIDFLSLCHRLKTTKRAGWVKRDVKDPESVADHMYRMGVMALIAKDIPGVDRDKCIKMAIVHDIAEAIVGDITPSDGVSKTEKSRREREALDQMCKLLGGGSRAEEIGELWMEYEQNSSPEAKIVKDFDKVEMILQALEYENEQGKDLDEFFQSTAGKFQTELGKAWASEIASRRKKQE